A part of Melittangium boletus DSM 14713 genomic DNA contains:
- a CDS encoding FAD-binding protein, with the protein MSNPILPRRTVFRGALLAAAAAFNPVGRSWASETRPGFISPPPLDGQLLLDDAARTAAAEDYGHIVHHRPWAVLVPGSVNDIVKMVRFARSHGLRIAGSSALGDSHSTQGQAQVAAGIVIDMSALSTLHSIDATSAWVDAGVQWLQLLNATVLQGKSPPTLTDYLELSIGGTLSVGGIGGQAFRSGLQVDNVLELEVVTGRGDLVRCSPTSHKMLFDSVRGGLGQFGIIVRARIRLVAVPSHARTYTALYNSLPAFLADQKSLTDDGRFDYVEGSVVTAADGSRSFQLETVRYFDPRAPPDDAALLAGLAFQPGTARATDTSYFDFVNRLAPLVAFLKAQGLWSLPHPWLNVFVPQARAATFVQYVLDNTPPEEIGEDPVLLYAFRPSRLTAPFVRVPLGSHAFLFSLLRTANPGTPGNVAALLAKNQLFLDKLKQLGGKAYPISSGPRTPAEWRQHFGVRWPWFAIAKRAFDPDNVLTPGQGIFA; encoded by the coding sequence ATGTCGAACCCCATCCTCCCGCGCCGCACGGTGTTCCGGGGAGCCCTGCTGGCCGCGGCCGCGGCATTCAACCCCGTGGGCCGGAGCTGGGCCTCGGAGACGCGGCCCGGCTTCATCTCGCCTCCTCCTCTGGACGGTCAGCTCCTCCTGGATGACGCGGCGCGGACAGCGGCCGCGGAGGACTACGGCCACATCGTCCACCACAGGCCCTGGGCGGTGCTCGTCCCGGGCTCGGTGAACGACATCGTGAAGATGGTGCGTTTCGCGCGGAGCCACGGCCTGCGCATCGCCGGCTCGAGCGCCCTGGGTGACAGCCACTCCACGCAGGGCCAGGCCCAGGTGGCGGCGGGCATCGTCATCGACATGTCCGCGCTGTCCACCCTCCACTCCATCGACGCGACGAGCGCCTGGGTGGACGCGGGCGTGCAGTGGCTCCAACTGCTCAACGCCACCGTACTCCAGGGCAAGAGCCCGCCCACGTTGACGGACTACCTCGAGCTGAGCATCGGCGGCACCCTGTCGGTGGGGGGCATTGGCGGGCAGGCGTTCCGCTCGGGCCTCCAGGTGGACAACGTCCTGGAACTGGAGGTGGTCACCGGGCGGGGAGACCTCGTGCGCTGTTCACCCACGTCCCACAAGATGCTCTTCGACTCGGTCCGTGGAGGTCTGGGCCAGTTCGGCATCATCGTCCGGGCGCGGATCCGCCTGGTGGCGGTGCCCTCTCACGCGCGCACCTACACCGCGCTGTACAACAGCCTTCCCGCCTTCCTCGCGGACCAGAAGTCGCTCACCGACGATGGCCGCTTCGACTACGTCGAGGGCTCCGTCGTGACGGCGGCCGATGGCTCCCGATCCTTCCAGCTCGAGACGGTGAGGTACTTCGACCCCCGTGCTCCGCCCGATGACGCGGCGCTGCTCGCGGGTCTGGCCTTCCAGCCGGGCACCGCGCGGGCGACGGACACGAGCTACTTCGACTTCGTCAATCGGCTGGCGCCGCTCGTCGCCTTCCTCAAGGCCCAGGGGCTCTGGAGCCTGCCGCACCCGTGGTTGAACGTGTTCGTTCCCCAGGCGCGCGCGGCCACCTTCGTGCAGTACGTGCTCGACAACACCCCTCCCGAGGAGATCGGCGAGGATCCCGTGCTGCTCTACGCCTTCCGGCCTTCGCGGCTCACCGCGCCCTTCGTGCGCGTGCCCCTGGGCTCCCACGCCTTCCTCTTCTCCCTCTTGCGCACCGCCAACCCGGGCACGCCGGGGAACGTGGCGGCGCTGCTCGCGAAGAACCAGCTCTTCCTCGACAAGCTCAAGCAGTTGGGTGGAAAGGCCTACCCCATCAGCTCGGGGCCTCGGACGCCCGCTGAATGGCGCCAGCACTTCGGCGTGCGCTGGCCCTGGTTCGCCATCGCCAAGCGGGCGTTCGATCCGGACAACGTGCTCACGCCGGGGCAGGGCATCTTCGCGTAA
- a CDS encoding HEAT repeat domain-containing protein: MSDATFGLSQGDAPEGQSVETVVRGRWRETCVRGDAKSHVLDVTVEDAQGHFSAKGGIGGGGAPSDVRELVAGHSYVELGADGTVRAIHFDPRMSPLGQNLLRDMLSLRSMRLSGLVQDGGSWTSEEEDFNGRYSAPYTLELPEEGLARITKGTRTYAASGSTQKLTKVAPLVRALPATGGELVLELATFQPRSLRSHVEVELVASSRTIGQSLSHLELTPAGQAAVAAVDARKLQEDFSARTARGVRPGDLAARDADARIEERIQREELGSETWASLLEKAGESSPDRAKLFLKFKALFLLHPEACRDASALLATSKGPHETTFQLVAGALASAGTPEAQHALVAAIDATSDRLPHQRTLSSLLGTVSKPTPDSESLLRSLVKGHAQDEVRDTARLALGNVARSLQGQDPQRAERLVQDSIAFAQSASSQQERVVALQALGNTGAPQGLEVLARTVKEPDATLRQTGASALRFIESDEAERMLLELATRDASDRVRGEAVSALSFRTLSPQTVAELRQQVRKDPSESVRQLLVKVLADEAPRYADITLTLEEVSRNDASASVRKLATLVLLRLNASEG, from the coding sequence GTGTCGGATGCCACGTTCGGGCTGTCCCAGGGCGATGCGCCCGAGGGGCAGTCCGTCGAGACGGTGGTCCGGGGCCGTTGGCGCGAGACATGTGTGCGCGGTGATGCCAAGAGCCACGTGCTCGACGTCACCGTCGAGGACGCTCAGGGTCATTTCAGCGCCAAGGGTGGTATTGGCGGTGGGGGTGCGCCTTCCGACGTGCGCGAGCTGGTGGCGGGCCACAGCTACGTGGAACTGGGCGCGGATGGGACGGTGCGGGCCATCCACTTCGATCCGCGGATGTCTCCCCTGGGGCAGAACCTCCTCCGGGACATGCTCTCGCTGCGGTCGATGCGCTTGAGCGGTCTTGTCCAGGACGGAGGCAGCTGGACCTCCGAGGAGGAGGACTTCAATGGGCGCTACAGCGCGCCCTATACGCTGGAGCTGCCCGAGGAGGGCCTGGCCCGTATCACGAAGGGAACGCGGACCTACGCGGCCTCGGGCTCCACGCAGAAGCTGACGAAGGTGGCGCCTCTCGTGCGCGCGCTGCCCGCCACCGGCGGCGAGCTGGTGCTGGAGCTGGCCACGTTCCAGCCCCGGAGCTTGCGCTCCCACGTGGAAGTGGAACTCGTGGCGAGCTCGCGCACGATCGGTCAGTCCCTCAGCCACCTGGAGCTGACGCCCGCCGGGCAGGCCGCCGTGGCCGCGGTGGATGCGCGCAAGTTGCAAGAGGACTTCTCGGCCCGTACCGCGAGGGGCGTGCGGCCGGGTGACCTCGCCGCGCGCGACGCGGATGCGCGCATCGAGGAGCGAATCCAGCGCGAGGAACTGGGGAGCGAGACCTGGGCGTCCCTGCTGGAGAAGGCGGGCGAGTCGTCGCCGGACAGGGCGAAGCTCTTCCTCAAGTTCAAGGCCCTCTTCCTGCTGCATCCGGAGGCCTGCCGGGACGCGAGCGCGCTGCTCGCCACGTCCAAGGGTCCCCATGAAACGACGTTCCAGCTCGTGGCCGGCGCCCTGGCGTCCGCGGGGACTCCCGAGGCACAGCACGCCCTGGTGGCCGCCATCGACGCCACGAGTGACCGGCTTCCCCACCAGCGCACGTTGAGCTCGCTGCTGGGAACGGTGTCCAAGCCCACGCCGGACTCGGAGTCGCTGCTTCGCTCGCTCGTGAAGGGACATGCGCAGGACGAAGTGCGTGACACCGCGCGGCTGGCGCTCGGCAACGTGGCCCGGAGCCTCCAGGGGCAGGATCCCCAGCGGGCGGAGCGGCTCGTCCAGGACAGCATCGCGTTCGCCCAGAGCGCTTCGAGCCAGCAGGAGCGCGTGGTCGCGCTCCAGGCGCTCGGCAATACCGGGGCGCCCCAGGGGCTCGAGGTCCTCGCGCGAACGGTGAAGGAGCCGGACGCCACGCTGCGTCAGACGGGCGCCTCGGCGCTGCGCTTCATCGAGTCGGACGAGGCGGAGCGGATGTTGCTCGAACTGGCGACCCGGGATGCGTCCGATCGCGTGAGAGGGGAGGCGGTGTCCGCGCTGTCCTTCCGGACGCTCTCGCCCCAGACGGTGGCCGAGTTGCGGCAACAAGTCCGGAAGGATCCTTCCGAGTCCGTGCGGCAGTTGCTCGTCAAGGTGCTGGCGGATGAGGCGCCGCGCTACGCCGATATCACCCTGACGCTGGAAGAGGTCAGCCGGAATGATGCCTCGGCCTCGGTGCGCAAGCTGGCCACGCTCGTGCTGCTCCGGCTCAACGCCTCCGAGGGGTAG